Proteins from one Telopea speciosissima isolate NSW1024214 ecotype Mountain lineage chromosome 1, Tspe_v1, whole genome shotgun sequence genomic window:
- the LOC122662902 gene encoding 40S ribosomal protein S17-like: MGRVRTKTVKKSSRQVIERYYSRMTLDFHTNKKVLEEVAIIPSKRLRNKIAGFSTHLMKRIQRGPVRGISLKLQEEERERRMDFVPDESAIKIDAIEVDKETIEMLTALGMADLPGVVKQADSTVSQPAPYNRGASYGGGGARKY, from the coding sequence ATGGGACGCGTTCGCACCAAAACAGTGAAGAAATCCTCTCGACAGGTGATTGAGAGGTACTACTCTCGAATGACCTTAGATTTTCACACCAACAAGAAGGTCTTAGAGGAGGTCGCCATCATCCCTTCTAAGCGCCTCCGCAACAAGATCGCTGGGTTCTCTACCCATCTCATGAAGCGCATCCAAAGAGGTCCAGTTCGTGGGATCTCTCTCAAACTCCAGGAAGAAGAGCGCGAGAGGCGTATGGACTTTGTACCTGACGAATCCGCTATTAAGATCGATGCCATTGAGGTTGACAAGGAGACTATTGAGATGCTCACTGCCCTCGGCATGGCTGATCTTCCCGGTGTCGTCAAGCAAGCCGATTCCACTGTCTCTCAACCAGCCCCTTACAACAGGGGTGCCAGTTATGGAGGTGGGGGTGCAAGGAAATATTAA
- the LOC122664233 gene encoding uncharacterized protein LOC122664233: MEDEALKYLEPCLRKGSDGDRCFWSWSFNSAWILLRMVGTSLPLIIRKADRFVSNEMNQLISILSSSLDSNINPRPRGVVVELDVSVEVPEIDPSVQRAWDVFSQIDALVNNTGVRDMVRLSLSQTFMPLPEDIFSVVLNVLVVLALYNQECTLVTYICILHLRMGMIHAKHSLNVYADALEVAYGH; encoded by the coding sequence ATGGAGGATGAAGCTCTGAAGTATCTGGAGCCATGCCTACGGAAAGGTAGTGATGGTGACAGATGCTTCTGGTCTTGGTCGTTTAATTCTGCTTGGATCTTACTGAGGATGGTTGGAACATCCTTGCCTCTGATTATAAGGAAGGCAGATAGATTTGTGTCTAACGAAATGaatcaattgatttcaattttgagtTCATCTTTGGATTCTAACATTAACCCTCGTCCAAGAGGAGTTGTTGTAGAGCTCGATGTGAGCGTCGAGGTACCTGAAATTGATCCCTCTGTGCAGAGAGCCTGGGATGTGTTCAGTCAGATTGATGCCTTGGTTAACAACACTGGAGTTAGAGATATGgttcgtctctctctctctcaaacgtTCATGCCATTACCTGAAGATATTTTCTCAGTTGTTTTAAATGTTCTAGTGGTGTTGGCATTGTACAATCAAGAATGCACTTTAGTCACATATATATGCATTTTACATCTGAGAATGGGAATGATACAtgccaaacacagcctaaatgtCTATGCTGATGCACTTGAGGTAGCATATGGTCATTAA
- the LOC122662891 gene encoding ferritin-3, chloroplastic-like translates to MLLRASASVFSLSNTQGASRSPLHSFSSSVSPSSLNSSSASYLPTLTGRNGGEGFVVSASAKESNNRLVTGVVFEPFEEMRKASLLSLVPVAPHQSLARQMYADECEAAINEQINVEYNVSYVYHALYAYFDRDNVALKGLAKFFKESSEEERQHAEKLMEYQNKRGGRVKLQPIVSPQSEFYHEEKGDALYAMELGLALEKLTNEKLLKLHSVAEQNHDVQMTDFIEAEFLTEQVEAIKKMSEYVAQLRRLGKGHGVWHFDQMLLHEDNGAA, encoded by the exons ATGCTTCTCAGAGCTTCAGcttctgttttctctctctcaaacacacAAGGGGCCAGTCGAAGCCctcttcattctttttcttcttctgtctcgCCGTCGAGCTTGAACTCATCTTCTGCTTCATATCTGCCGACTCTAACGGGGAGAAATGGAGGAGAAGGGTTCGTAGTGTCGGCGTCAGCAAAAGAATCGAATAATCGGTTAGTGACTGGAGTTGTGTTTGAGCCCTTCGAAGAGATGAGGAAGGCGTCTCTGCTTTCTCTCGTTCCCGTCGCTCCCCATCAGTCACTTGCTCGCCAGATGTACGCTGACGAGTGTGAGGCTGCAATAAACGAACAAATCAA CGTGGAGTACAATGTGTCGTATGTGTATCATGCCCTGTACGCCTATTTTGACCGGGATAATGTTGCTCTCAAGGGCCTTGCCAA ATTTTTCAAGGAGTCTAGTGAAGAAGAAAGGCAACACGCAGAAAAACTGATGGAATATCAG aacaagagaggaggaagagtaAAGCTACAGCCTATAGTGTCTCCCCAGTCTGAGTTTTATCATGAGGAGAAAGGAGATGCACTCTATG CAATGGAGCTTGGATTGGCATTGGAGAAGTTAACGAATGAAAAGCTTCTGAAGTTGCACAGT GTAGCGGAACAGAACCATGATGTGCAGATGACTGACTTCATTGAGGCCGAGTTTTTGACTGAGCAG GTGGAAGCCATCAAGAAGATGTCCGAATATGTTGCTCAATTGAGACGGTTGGGCAAAGGACATG GAGTATGGCATTTTGACCAAATGCTCCTCCATGAAGACAATGGTGCTGCATGA
- the LOC122662896 gene encoding 40S ribosomal protein S4 — MARGLKKHLKRLNAPKHWMLDKLGGAFAPKPSSGPHKARECLPLILILRNRLKYALTYREVIAILMQRQVLVDGKVRTDKTYPSGFMDVVSIPKTNEDFRLLYDTKGRFRLHSIKDEEAKFKLCKVRSVQFGQKGIPYLNTYDGRTIRYPDPLIKANDTIKLDLESNKIVDFIKFDVGNVVMVTGGRNRGRVGIIKNREKHKGSFETIHIQDSTGHEFATRLGNVFTIGKGSKSWISLPKGKGIKLSIIEEARKRLAAQAATTA; from the exons ATG GCTCGAGGTTTGAAAAAGCATTTGAAGAGGCTCAATGCACCAAAGCATTGGATGTTAGACAAACTTGGTGGTGCATTT GCTCCAAAGCCATCATCAGGGCCCCACAAAGCCAGGGAATGCTTGCCTCTGATTCTTATCTTGAGAAACCGCCTGAAATATGCCCTCACATACCGTGAGGTCATTGCTATACTGATGCAGCGACAAGTTCTTGTTGATGGGAAGGTTAGGACTGATAAGACGTACCCCAGTGGGTTTATGG ATGTAGTGTCAATTCCTAAAACAAACGAGGATTTCCGTCTCCTTTATGATACCAAGGGTCGTTTCCGTCTGCACTCAATCAAAGATGAAGAGGCCAAG TTTAAGCTCTGCAAGGTCCGGTCTGTGCAATTTGGGCAGAAGGGTATCCCATACCTCAACACCTATGATGGACGCACAATCCGTTATCCCGACCCACTCATTAAGGCCAATGATACCATCAAGCTCGACCTTGAGAGTAACAAGATCGTTGACTTCATCAAGTTTGATGTGGGAAACGTGGTCATGGTTACTGGAGGTAGGAACAGGGGTCGTGTAGGGATTATCAAGAACAGGGAGAAGCATAAGGGTAGCTTTGAGACCATCCACATTCAGGATTCCACTGGCCACGAGTTTGCCACTCGTTTGGGCAATGTCTTCACAATTGGCAAAGGTTCCAAGTCTTGGATATCTCTGCCTAAGGGCAAGGGTATTAAGTTGTCAATCATTGAAGAGGCCAGGAAGAGGCTTGCAGCCCAAGCAGCTACCACTGCTTAA